The genomic window ATCACTTTTCTGGGATACCTGGGGACGCGTTTTGTGAAGAATCCTTTCTTCCTGATGTTCGAGAGCCTGATGGAGAAAACTCCCCTGTTGAAGATCATTTATTCTTCAGTGAAGGATCTTATTGAGGCTTTCGTGGGAGAAAAGAAGCGGTTTAATGAACCTGTGCTCGTTACGGTAAACTCGAATCCTTCTGTTCAGCGCTTCGGATTTATTACCGAAAATGACCTTTCCCGATTGGGCTTGGCAAAGGAAAAATTGGCGGTTTACCTTCCTTTCTCCTATGGATTTAACGGGCAGTTGGTGGTAGTGGATGCCACTCAGGTACAAAAACTGGATGCTTCCGGTACAGAAATGATGAAGTTTGTAATTTCGGGGGGCGTCACTGAGATCTAAAATATTTATTTAAATTTATACAGTATGAAAAAGCATTATTTGATAATTATCGGTTTGTTGATTTCCTCACTCACCTTTGCTCAAAAAGTCAGCATCGAGCAGTCACTGGATCAATTGGGTGAAGGGTATAATCCCACTTTCAGAATTAAAATTCCGCATGCTACTGAAAAAGTAATGGAGAAAAGGTGGACGGGTTTCTTAAAAGATAATAATGCCAAAGTGAGGACATCCAAAGGTCAGATCAAAGGTGAAAACGCTATTATCAAGGGATTGGGTCCGGAGACCTTGCAGATTTTTTCGCGGCTGATAGAGGATGAAGATGGTGTACTTTTTGAAAGTGGCTGTTATTAAAGGTGCTGCCTTTGTCTCGCCAACTGCCGATCCTGATTACAGCAAGAGACTGGAGTCACTCCTGTATGATTTTGCTATGAATCAGTCAAAAGATGGCCTGAATAAAAAAATTGAAATTGCAGCCGAACTGCTGGAAGATTCACAAGACGATCAAAAAGATCTGATCAAGACGAATGAACGGTTAGCGCAGGAAAATGAGAGTATGAAGAAGAGAATTGCTGAAAATGAAACAACAATTGAAGATAATATAAAAAAATCAGAAGATCTTAAAGTAAAAATTCAAGGGCAGGAAAAAAGCCTTGAAATACTGAGAGGAAAGTTCACAGAATTGAAGTAATGGATATGTCAAAAGGAGATACGATATTGGTGCTCGGTGCTGCCGGGCAAATTGGAACCGACCTTGTTACCACATTGCGTGAGACACATGGCGGGAGTAGAGTGATTGCAACGGATGTAAAAGAGCAGGCAGGTTACCTCTCAGAGAGTGGTCCTTTCTATACGCTGGATGTCCTCGATGCACAAGCCGTTGCTGATATTATTCGAAGTAATAAAGTCAAGGAAGTTTATCTGTTGGCCGCCCTG from Bacteroidota bacterium includes these protein-coding regions:
- a CDS encoding DUF502 domain-containing protein gives rise to the protein MKKLANYFFQGLLFVVPAVVTFYVVYMSILWMDNLLPIKVPLAVPGADDIELPGLGILIILAVITFLGYLGTRFVKNPFFLMFESLMEKTPLLKIIYSSVKDLIEAFVGEKKRFNEPVLVTVNSNPSVQRFGFITENDLSRLGLAKEKLAVYLPFSYGFNGQLVVVDATQVQKLDASGTEMMKFVISGGVTEI